The DNA region aaaCCAAACCTATGACTAGTCACAAGTGCTTGGTACTTTCAACTCCTTTCAGAAGCGAAACTAgagtcagtggcggagccagaatttcatccagggggttcaaaaattctaaaaggtaaatgcacgaagaagtcagggggttcaacatctatatatacataacaaaataattttaactttgaaaatacactgtaatgTTTTGCCGagagggttcggatgaaccctatggagccaatgtggctccgcccctgactaGAGTATAATGTAGGGATTCGCGAAAATTTAATAACTTTTGCGTAGTGAATATGCAAATATAGTTTAAATAACTTATTAACTTGATTATGAATTtaataaatatttataaataattgaATGTGAACCTAGCTATTAACTTGAGATGttgtaaaaaaattataaattggTAAGTATAAATTCGCCTCTGATTCTTTTGAGTGAATATCAAATAGGCTGGTCAGTAGAAGTTGTATGCAGGTAACTTGTATAAAAAGCGGCGCTATAAAGGTTGTACATTGGAATGGTTAAACAGAAAGCAGCATCCAATTAATATTTATAATTCAAAAGAATTCAGACTATATTAAAATAGTCTATAGCGACTCTTGCCATACAGGAGTGTTAAATTAAAAGTACTTTCTTGTATTTTCTAATAAGATTTCTTCTCCTCTTTTAATGATTATTTATATAGTCATATATCATCTTGTCTTTGACATTGCCTTCCATATTCTTATCCGTCTCTCTAGTGGCGAATCCAAAATTTTGAGTTCGTGGGTACTTGataataatagagaagtaaaattATCACTTCAttggtgctctattaactatttatatttgtttcctttatattttctatacagttATACACTCCGTGACTGAGTTCAATGGGTGCTGGAGCACTCAAAATTTACTAGTGGATCCGCCCCCGTGTCTCTCtcctttttgtttttctcctattCTATTTTGGGAAAGAGGCTAGTAGTTCCTTTCATTCCATGTTCCAATGATTTGATGATCATCTAGTTATAATAAAGATTTCATGTCCAGCAGATGTATCCTGAAAGAGATAGTTATCTTAATTTGTCTCTATTGTAAAAtggatttaagttatatttttttacATGTCAATGACTTCTATTTTGGAATACATAATAATAGCTAGGTTACTTACTACTTTTACTAATTCATTAATTAATGCATATCAATTAGTGAATTGATATGCACTAATTGATAAGGacatgtttggaaagccacccaagtaattggaattggatgtaattacacagtttggcctgttcgtttgaccaggtaattacacagttaggtgggaattgagtgtaactgacagagtgtaattacactctccaattctccaggggggggggggggggggcgctctgagaattgggtgtaattacacccagtaattacagagttactttttagtttatttcttttttattttatttattttttaatttatattatttaatttcttttttattttattttaatttccttgcttttctaatttatttttctttgcttttctaatttatttttttatttctattaattaatttattttttatttttactttttaattattttgattttttaaaatatattttgatttttatattatttatatttcatttcctttcttctcattctcaACCTTTGCTTATTGTAGTTCTAtctaattgctcgtattttttattttattgatttagcataaccgtattattattctaattttttaaactacatatcttaatattagaaagaatgagtcattaacaaacttgacatataatgagtgacgttattaaagtagaatttcattgtgaatgtgattatagacttatattttccttttcttttgaattataggagtatttacttatgttacattggaacttacttatgtaatgttggaatttgacataagagtattatgttaaaaaaaaatcttttggattttgaatttaggttatattttcgacTTTAATTTGTTTGCTGTAGgattattgacttgttatttcacattgcttgttgtttatttttcacttataattgatagaatttttgttaaacatttgaataatattgtggcattatatttataaatattttttttttcaaacatcaatcccatgatgttctcacaaaaaaaaagtatgcttttaagttttataatcaattaaaataaaaatattattaatttgaaattatatatcaactattttttacaatattagttacaaatatatgattattaattaacatattttcaagaaacaatatgTTATTAAAtagctaatttaatatcatttataaaggcacatattttttaaatatcaattttaaaaattttatagttaagttttatttttaaattaaactaactgtttAATTACACTTGTAtaaccaaacagcacgcttgtaattacattaatgacaaacaaacagATCATTCTAATTATAACACTGtataattactaggctgtgtaattactgggtagtaattacaccaattccaattaacAAGTGGCTCTCCAAACAGACCCTAAATTGTGAAACATTAGCTAGAACTTTAACTTCCTTAAAAGCAACGAagaatttatttcattcttgaaaCAATACATAGGGAAAGAACCAAATGAATATAAATACACTAAACAATCATACAAGAAATAGGCTTTTGACATATCAATTTATAGAGCCACATACGGTTCTTATGATTCCATTTTGACCAGTTAGGGGACTAATATCTCCCATTCTAATCATGGCAGCAGCAAAATCAGAAGCAAATGCTCGACGGTTGTTGCTATATTCAGTAACAATGTTATCGGTGGATCCTCCACTCAAAAGAACTTGATCTGATTGAAGAAGACCTTTTCTTTGTCTCAAGTTCTTGAAATAATTGTTATCCAATTGATTGGGCGTAACCAAATCAAGGGGAGCTAGATTTCCATTTTGGTCTTCTTGAGGACAGCGGCGTCTTCTAGTGCTAGCAAACCCAGCATCAATGTCTGTTCCATTGCTGTAAATCCTATCACGGAAAAGGAAGCACTGTGCTTGACCAATTGAATGTGCTCCTAGAATATAAAATACTTGGATTGTCAGAACATCTTAtctatacaagtatatatattatcataAATATCTATATGTTCACTAATTTGATTCGTTTTTACCTGATAAAGCAACCATGTCCCTTGTGCTAAGGCCTTTGTTCGCAAAGCCAGAAATAATCCTATCAAGAGGATCAAAAGGACCAGGGAGATCAGTTTCTGCAAGAGTATGATTTGCAGTGGTTGAATCTCTTCTTCCGAGTTTCACTGCCCATGATGGACCGCCAACCTGATTGTTTTTAACTAATGTTGGTTAGTATTCGGCAACAACTTCGTTATAGCATAAAGAGTTTATTTCTTTTATAGcgtgaagaaaaagaaattcaaacTACGAACACTTACAAAAGTCGATGCATCCCTAGCGGCAACTGCAAGTATGTCTGCACATGATACAGTTCCTGGACATGTTTTCTCAAGCTCCCTTTTTGCATCTTCTATAATACCGAAGCCTCTAACTGATCCAAGATTTGGCAAGGCAGTCTTCTCACTAACAATCGTAGGGGTCTCATCAAGTAAGATAGAAGCgtcacaaccctagaattaaatTAAGTCACAAATTAATTAGTATAGTCAAACCAATAAACTTAACTGGATTCATGttagaaatttaaaaatttatatTGTCTAGCTAACCTGGACAAAACAATCATGGAAATGAAGGCGGATGAGGGATGCAGCCATGCGACGTTCACGTGACATAGCTTGTCTAACACTTTTACGGATCGTGTTAAGAGCATTAGGGCAAGTGCGGTCATAGAATGTGGAGGAAAGTTGTGCATGACATTGCATGCTGGAGAGGAGGAGAAGAGAAAAAATGGCAGCAATGGCTGCAAAAGAGTTGGTTGAAATACTCATTTTGACAATGCAAAGTATGGTGATATGACGGCAAGAAACCAAGAATGTATAGAAACTTATTAGCTTTGTGAATGGAAGATGTGAAGGTGAGAGATAAGGAAATGTGGCACTGAAATATTTATAGGCACTTTAAAACACGttatttttttaaagtattttttGGTCACTATTGGTTGCCTATTGCTATCCGCGTTATGCTAGCTTTTGTTTTGCTTTAGTTTGACTTGTTCTAATGGCTACCTATAGTTGAAGGGCTCTCTATCTTCATGAATTACAGTGTTACCCACACATTAAGAGAATAAATTAACTTTCTATATTTCGAAAGCATTCACAAATCATAATTAGAATATTATTCACGACTTACCCACCCCAAGGATTGGGTTAGGTGAAATGAATCCAATCCGTACAGCTTGCATAGATTTGGGCATTACGTTGAAAGTCAAAGGTAACGGCCTATATCATTATAGCAATAGGAATGGCAATCAAACTTTTATACAAAGAATTAGTGAAGCCACCGTAGAATATTATGCATGAAACCGGTTactatatattttcattttaatttttaatCATATTAAACACCCTCGAAAAGGTTTCAAATAAAAGTTAATGCACTTCAAATTAATATATCTTCTCACTTTAATGTTTAATTATTATAGCTATATTTTTTTATatcgatattttttttttaccggCGCAACTCTACGACATGGACTCACTAATTGTTACTAAAATACTTTAACCATCTACAAGCTGAAGAGAAGAATTGATATGATTCTGGAAAAGATGAACCAGATGAATTTCTAAGGATGCTAAAGGGCCCTATTAGCTGGATAAATCTCAAGTACCTAGTACCAGGATTCGTTATGATAAGGCTAATAGTATTTTGCCATAGTTTATTGGTGTCCGTTATTTCTTTTTCGTACTGTTTTGAATTGTTTGTCCTTGTGTTGAGGGTATATCataaacaacctctctacctcacaaCGTAGGGGGAAGATCTGCGTATATTCTACTATCCTTAGACCCACTTTGTGAGATTTCGCTAAGTAtatcattgttgttgttgaataagTGCCTTTAGAGTAGGATCCTCTGTATATTAGTTCTACTTAACTTTTGAAGTTGGCTGGATTAGTTATCCAGTCAATAAACTTTTTATAGGAATATAGCATATCACTATTCTCTGGTAGTTTACCAACCAAAAAAAAAGTCACTAAGGCTGCTATATGTCGTTAGTGCCAAAGTTAAGGCTCGTGAGTAtattttattattgttgtttgtttacTACTGTTCCAAGAACAATTACATTATTTATTAGAAGAAAAACAATCAGATAACCTTTTATTACAATGATTTAACATTTTAATCAGTTCTTTTAATTTCTAAGATATTTGATCACTCTAAAAATTAAATACAAGTTGATTAAGTCGTTTGGACATGACTTAGATGAAATTTGGAAGgaataaagaaaaagaagaattaaGTACTTGAAGTTGATGTTGAAAAGAGAttagttgtattttttctttttaatttaactCATGCACCTCCAAGAGTGGATGCCTTTCCATTAATCAAAAGAGATTTACACAACAGTGGAGTAGTAACTCTCTGCACCTACTCCATTGGAACAAGCTTCAATTATAGAATGAGTAGGATTTCTAATAGACTTTCAAAAACTTGAGGATGATTTCTATGTAAATTCACCCTCAAGGTACATCAAAAGAGTAAGTTCTATACATGTTTCAATTCAAAGAAAATGCATTTCTAACAGTTTTAGTCCTAAAGGAAAGGAAGTTCAATGTATCCATGTTGGGTGCACCCCTTATCTCCTTAGGAAGTAGGTGAAACTAAGAAATCCAAGTGGTGTCATTGCATCTCAAGCCCCAATTAGCTAATCCATCAACAACTTTATTCCGTTCTCTGAAGCAGTGTTTAATACTCCATTCCTCCATTTGTTCCAGAATTTCCTTAGAGTGTTTAATGGAATTCCAAACTCTCCAAGGTTCTTTTGCAGTATCTTGTATTCATTCCACAAGCAGTTGTGAGTCCACTTCAATCTCTAATTTCTTGTATCCATTGTCCTTGCACCAAGCAATTCCAATTTCCATAGCTAAGACTTCTGCCATATTATTAGTAGTATGACCAAGTAATTTCCCATAAACAACTACTAATTTTCCTTGCCCATCTCTTATAATGGCCCCACCTCCATTAGGTCCTGGATTCCCTTTCGCACAACAGTCAGAATTAAGTTTAACAAAACCATTCTTAGGTCTCTCCCATTTCACTAGAATGTGACACATCTTTTGCGTAGCTTGGTCCATCATCTGATACTTGAATTGTTGAATTGTTTGTGGACTATCATAGCAACTTGAGTATTGGTGTTATACTTGATGTTGATTAgattcatcttcttcatttcATATCTTTGCTTGCATCTTCCTTTTGTATTGGGTTCCCAGCTTTTGCCATCCACCATGAGATTATTTGTTGTCTCAGACATCCATTACCTTGCAAGATACCAAAGATTTTGTTATAAAATTTTCATAGGTTTTGAGCTATCATACCTTTGTAGAGCAGATGCTCCTCTTCTTCTTGATCTGGATTGATACAACAGGAACATCTTGAAGGTAAATGGATTTTGAATCTGATAAGATTAGTATCAACTGCAATACTGTGTCTTAGCAATTTTCATAGAAAAAAAGAAGTCTTAAAAGGAAGCTTTTTGTGCCATGTCATTCTATTGACCATGGTAACCATCTGTTTCTGTCTGACTATATCCCATGTAGATCTATAGCTAAAATTCCCATCATTGCTTGGTGTCCATATTGGTTGATCATTATCAGCAGTAGAGTGGATATAAACTTCTTGAATAGTATTTACATTGTTTAGTGGTAGATTTTGCCTAAGCTTTCTCATGTTCCATTGATCCTCTTCAATATATTCTGAGACCCTGGTTTTGATAGAAGTAGAACATTCTGCATATTGGCTCAACTTACCAAGTCCTAACCAATTATCCCACCAGAAATTGCTGCTACCATTATTAATTCTCCATAAGATATAATGATCAATCTTATCTTTAATCTTCCATACTCTTCTCCAAGTATGAGAATGTTTATAGCTCCATTTCCTTGCCATAGAGTGTATTCTCTTGGAATACTTAGCCTTCATGAGCTGAGTCCATATATTATCCTTGGTTCTAAATTGCCACCATAATTTTGCTCCAAAACTTTCAGAAATATCCTGCAAGGATCTAACACCTATTTCTCCTTCCTCTTTTGGATAACATATTTTGTGCCATGTTACCCAATGAAATTTGGGTTTCCCATTATAATTTCCCCACAGAAAGTTAGCAAACATACCTTTCATCAGCTTTTAAATAGTTTTAGGGGGTGGACAAGTTGATAGAAAATGTATAGGTATAACACTTAAAATATGTTTCACCAGAATGATCCTCCCTCCTGTAGTTAATTGTTTACTTTGCCAAGAGTTCAATCTCTTCAAGATCTTAGTGGCCATATCTGCAAAGTATTGAATCTTTTTCCATCCTGCAAACAAAGGACATCCCAAATAAGTTATAGGAAAAGTTTCTCTTCTCACATGCAGAATATCAGATACTATATTAATTCTTTTTTGAGAAatttcatcattcataacaaaaCAACTCTTATTACTATTAATGAGTTGACCAGAGTTATCTTCATATCTTTTTAGGCAGTCTACAACTAGATTCAAAGTTTGAGACTTTCCTGAACAAAAAATTACCAAATCATTTGCATGTGCAAGATGATTAATCGTAGGACCATTAGACTCCATACTAAAACCATTGAAATTATTATTGTCATACAAGTTATTTAAAAGAGAAGATAAACATTTAGAAGCAATAATAAATAAGGAAGGGCATATAGGGTCTCCCTGCTTGATTCCTATCTCTAATTTGAAAAATCCATGTCTTTTACCATTTATGACCACATAATACCACATATTGGATAGCAGATTCCAGATGATATGGATCCCCTTTTCATCAAAGTCATCTTCCTCATAGCAAAGCATATGAAGTGCCAAGAATTCTGTCATAAGCTTTATTCATATCAATTTTGAAAaccacatcccccccccccccccccccccccctctctcttccTCCCTTGTTATAGTGTTTCATATCATGGATCAATTCTTGAGCTAATAAAACATTTTCTCCAATAGCCCTTCCTTTTATAAAGCTACTCTGGTTGATGGACACAATTTTAGGTAAAAGACTTGTAAGTCTACAGTTAAGCACTTTAGAGATAATCTTCTGAGTAACATTGCTTAAACTGATGGGCCTGAATTCTGagaaattctgagggtcctcaacCTTGGGAATAAGAATAAGACAAGTGTTTGTGTAGTATCTATAAGTTGATCCCTATAGGACTATTTATTGCT from Lycium barbarum isolate Lr01 chromosome 10, ASM1917538v2, whole genome shotgun sequence includes:
- the LOC132614378 gene encoding lignin-forming anionic peroxidase-like; its protein translation is MSISTNSFAAIAAIFSLLLLSSMQCHAQLSSTFYDRTCPNALNTIRKSVRQAMSRERRMAASLIRLHFHDCFVQGCDASILLDETPTIVSEKTALPNLGSVRGFGIIEDAKRELEKTCPGTVSCADILAVAARDASTFVGGPSWAVKLGRRDSTTANHTLAETDLPGPFDPLDRIISGFANKGLSTRDMVALSGAHSIGQAQCFLFRDRIYSNGTDIDAGFASTRRRRCPQEDQNGNLAPLDLVTPNQLDNNYFKNLRQRKGLLQSDQVLLSGGSTDNIVTEYSNNRRAFASDFAAAMIRMGDISPLTGQNGIIRTVCGSIN